TTGAGCCACTGGGCCAGCTTTCCGCTCGTCGTAGTCTTTCCTGAACCTTGTAGCCCGGCCATGAGGATGACCGACGGCGGCTGGGAGGACTTCTGGAAGCGGGCGGTGTCGCGGCCGAGGACGTTGACGAGCTCGTCGTGGACGATCTTGACGATCTGCTCGGAGGGCGAGAGGGCGGTGGCGACCTTTTCGCCGATGGCGCGGGTGCGGATGTGCTCGACGAGCTCGTTGACGACGGTGAGGTTGACGTCGGACTCGAGGAGGGCGAGGCGGATCTCGCGGATGGCGTCGGAGATGTTCTCGTCGGAGATGGTGCCCTGGCCGCGGAGGGTCTTGAAGGAACGCTGGAGTTTGTCGCTTAGGTTTTCAAACATGACTGCTACAAGTTTACAGGGAATGGCGGCGGATGGTGGCGGGCGGGGGAAATGCCCACTGCGCGTGGGGCGGTCACTTCGTGACTTGTATACCCCTTCGGTTGGCGCTCCCGTTGGTCGCGATGGGGGGAGCTACGGCTAATTTAATACGCCGCCTTTGGCGAAGGTGATGGTGAGATCGACGAGGTGGGTGTCGGGGTCGGAGGTGGCTTTGTAGGTGGCGGAATAGCCGGCGAGGGACTGGAGGGCGCTGTTCTTGTGGAGGAATTCGGTGAGGTAGGTGGCGTCGTAGAAGTCGCCGGGGTTCATGTGCCAGGCGGAGTCGAACTGTTTCTGCTGCTCGTCGGAGAGGCCGAGGGCTTTGACGCTGTGGATGTGGTACTGCGGGCCAGGGTCGACGGTGATGGTGTAGGAGACGTGGTGGCTGAGGTGGTCGAAGGTGGCGGGGGCCTTGACTTTGGCGTCCTGAAAGCCTTTGGCGAAGTAGGCGCCGGCGATGATGGAGAGGCTTTGGCGAAGGGCTGCTTCGGAGGCCATGTCGCCGGGCTTCATTTTGGTTTGTTTGTTGAAGTCGGCGGTGCTGATGATGTCGGAGCCTGGCCAGGTGAGCTGAAAGAGCTGGTAGGGTTGGCCTTCGTTGAGCGTGGCGGTGAGGTCGAGATCGATACCACTCGGGGTAACTTGAGGCGGGGCCTCAGTGAGTTTGAGCACGGCCATGTCGAGGTAGCCCTGGTTGTGGTAGGCCGAGGTGAGTGCGGTGGTGATGGAGGTATGGGTGGTGTTGGTGTCGAAGGGTTGATTGGTCTGGTCTTTGATTACGGTGTCGAGCTTCGGCTGCATGGCGGGAGAGGCGTGCACCAGGGTGAGGGTATGGACGCGAACCTGGGGGGAGTCGATGGCGAAGCCGATGGAGGATGGGGTGGCACCGGGTTGTGAGCTGACGGCGATTGCCACGATGTTGGCGGTGACGCCCTTTTCGGCGACCATGGCTTTGAGGGCGGAAGAGATGGTGTCCTGGAGGTTGCCGGCGGTGGGGACGAGGCCGGTGTAGAGAGGGACTCGGGCCTTGAGCGCGGCGGTGAGTTCGGCGGGAGACCACCAGACGAAGTTGGTAAAGGAGGCGGGGAGGAGGTTTTCGGGCGGCATCGGCTTGAGATCGTAGACCAGGCCGGTTGCGTTGGACTCGAAGCGGATGTCGGAGAAGAGACCGGTGTCGCTGAGGTCCTGGGCGGCGGCTTGAACGTCTGCCTGGGTGGCGGTTGCTCCGGGGTGCAGGCCGCTGACTTTGAGGAGGTCTGCCTGCGAGAAG
This Tunturibacter gelidoferens DNA region includes the following protein-coding sequences:
- a CDS encoding POTRA domain-containing protein, whose translation is MRSTTLRLTLLALCLSVPTLHLSAQSFTLPPVTFTGAPTFSQADLLKVSGLHPGATATQADVQAAAQDLSDTGLFSDIRFESNATGLVYDLKPMPPENLLPASFTNFVWWSPAELTAALKARVPLYTGLVPTAGNLQDTISSALKAMVAEKGVTANIVAIAVSSQPGATPSSIGFAIDSPQVRVHTLTLVHASPAMQPKLDTVIKDQTNQPFDTNTTHTSITTALTSAYHNQGYLDMAVLKLTEAPPQVTPSGIDLDLTATLNEGQPYQLFQLTWPGSDIISTADFNKQTKMKPGDMASEAALRQSLSIIAGAYFAKGFQDAKVKAPATFDHLSHHVSYTITVDPGPQYHIHSVKALGLSDEQQKQFDSAWHMNPGDFYDATYLTEFLHKNSALQSLAGYSATYKATSDPDTHLVDLTITFAKGGVLN